The proteins below come from a single Penaeus monodon isolate SGIC_2016 chromosome 23, NSTDA_Pmon_1, whole genome shotgun sequence genomic window:
- the LOC119587694 gene encoding uncharacterized protein LOC119587694 has product MCSIKAVISCGIFLAVLDIIQGLITLGWYGYRFVSYYFYLCPRELPIDECHAEKYHYEQLYTLRTYIGIGEGAVTPIFAAIYIVALVRHKPWLAWCWLIKAFGALGINVYFLSQWLIRLKNFDHLRTIRPAYDQQFLWIGIALTLAEVVILFLFCLVGGLFTYKVCEERRRSRRSLHRIHKMGRHGRATAPPLDGYDDESSIVRANIEEQFLNHGLHDSTNKLPLPGSTSSMDEVGQASTLRAPTQV; this is encoded by the exons ATGTGCTCGATAAAAGCCGTAATATCGTGTGGCATCTTCTTGGCCGTCCTGGACATC ATCCAAGGGTTAATAACTCTGGGATGGTATGGGTACCGCTTCGTGTCCTATTACTTCTACCTGTGCCCCAGGGAGCTGCCCATTGACGAGTGCCACGCCGAGAAATATCACTACGAGCAAT tgtACACCCTTCGCACCTACATCGGCATCGGGGAGGGTGCTGTGACCCCGATCTTTGCTGCTATTTACATCGTTGCTCTCGTCAGG CATAAGCCGTGGCTCGCCTGGTGCTGGCTCATCAAGGCCTTCGGTGCCCTGGGTATCAACGTGTACTTCCTCAGCCAGTGGCTCATCAGGCTCAAGAACTTCGATCATCTGAGAACCATCAGGCCG GCTTACGACCAGCAGTTCCTGTGGATAGGAATCGCGCTGACGCTGGCCGAGGTGGTCATCCTGTTCCTCTTCTGCCTCGTCGGGGGCCTCTTCACATACAAG gtttgcGAGGAGCGCCGCAGGAGCAGGCGCAGTCTGCACCGCATCCACAAGATGGGTCGCCACGGCCGCGCCACGGCGCCGCCCCTCGACGGCTACGACGACGAGTCCTCGATCGTGCGCGCAAACATCGAGGAGCAGTTCCTGAACCACGGCCTCCACGACTCCACCAACAAGCTGCCTCTCCCCGGCTCCACCAGCAGCATGGACGAGGTCGGGCAGGCCAGCACGCTGCGGGCGCCCACGCAGGTCTAG